The sequence GATAAAATAAGACTTCAATCAGTGGCCGTCCCCCACTGATTGAAGTTTCACTTTTTGCAAGGAACAATGGGAGCATTGGTAGACAGCATTTATATCAATCCTTTAGCCTCCGCATATATGAGAGCATACTCTGTTTTTGCATCTCGAATCTTCTCTTGCCTTTTCCATTCTTTCGCTTCATCAAGCGCGGCATAATATATATCGATAAACTCATCTTCATCTCCCGGTCTACTGTTTTCAACAGGAAATACATTCTTTGCAAGATAGATATGGATCAATTCATCCGCAAATCCAGGAGAAGTATAAAAGGAAGTAATATAACTCCATTCACCTGATTGTAATCCCGTTTCTTCCTCTAACTCCCTTTTTGCGGATGAAAGAGGGTCCTCTCCTTTCTCTAACTTACCAGCAGGAATTTCAATTAAACTTCTTTCTAACGGCTTCCGATATTGTTCAACCATGATTATTTTATTGTCTGAAGTGACCGCTATGACAGCAACGGCACCTGGGTGTTTCACAATCTCTCTTTTTGACCTATTTCCATCAGGAAGTTCCACTTCATCTATCTGAAGTGAAATGACTTTTCCTTCAAAGATTTTATCCGTATGTAATGTTTTTTCTTCGTATTTATTCATCGAAACATTTCCCCTTTCATCTTAGTTAGTTTACCATAGGTAAGAGAAATTCATGAATGGGGGGGGATTCTAGTGAGAAAAAGAAAATTAGGTTATTCTGATTTACATTTATCAGAAGTAAGCTTAGGTTGTATGAATCTTGGCACAGATTTTTCCAAGTCAACAGCCATTATAGACAGAGCGCTAGATTCAGGGATTAATTTTTTAGACACTGCTGATTTGTATGACAAAGGAGAAAACGAAAAAATAGTAGGAAAAGCTATAAAAGGACGACGCGACCAACTAATCATAGCAACGAAAGTAGGTAATCGGTGGGAAGAAGGCCGTGATGGTTGGTTTTGGGATCCATCTAAAAAATATATTAAGGAAGAGGCTAAACAAAGTCTCCAACGCCTTGGAATCGATTATATCGATTTATACCAACTTCATGGGGGGACTATCGACGATCCTATCGAGGAAACCATAGAGGCTTTTGAAGAATTAAAGCAAGAAGGCTACATTAGATACTATGGAATTTCATCTATCCGGCCTAATGTCATTAAAAGATTTGTTG is a genomic window of Bacillaceae bacterium S4-13-56 containing:
- a CDS encoding NUDIX hydrolase, which encodes MNKYEEKTLHTDKIFEGKVISLQIDEVELPDGNRSKREIVKHPGAVAVIAVTSDNKIIMVEQYRKPLERSLIEIPAGKLEKGEDPLSSAKRELEEETGLQSGEWSYITSFYTSPGFADELIHIYLAKNVFPVENSRPGDEDEFIDIYYAALDEAKEWKRQEKIRDAKTEYALIYAEAKGLI
- a CDS encoding aldo/keto reductase; the encoded protein is MRKRKLGYSDLHLSEVSLGCMNLGTDFSKSTAIIDRALDSGINFLDTADLYDKGENEKIVGKAIKGRRDQLIIATKVGNRWEEGRDGWFWDPSKKYIKEEAKQSLQRLGIDYIDLYQLHGGTIDDPIEETIEAFEELKQEGYIRYYGISSIRPNVIKRFVEKSSITSVMMQYSMFDRRPEEEMLEFLNKNEIGVLARGPLTKGMLSAAGSLKIQDKGRDGFLDYSYDELVNMSEQLHDYATATRNMNALALQYVLEHPAITSAVFGASTVDQLEENLGFLNAETLDELTYQKLKQITKPIVYKQHR